The Hymenobacter oligotrophus genome has a window encoding:
- a CDS encoding 4Fe-4S dicluster domain-containing protein, whose amino-acid sequence MAIMITDECINCGACEPECPNNAIYEGGANWRWADGTTLKGTIEVDGGKQVDATNPQVPVSDEYYYIVSDKCTECVGFHEEPQCAAVCPVDCCVDDPDYRESQEQLLKKKDWLHIA is encoded by the coding sequence ATGGCCATCATGATTACCGACGAGTGCATCAACTGCGGTGCCTGCGAACCCGAGTGCCCCAACAACGCCATCTACGAAGGCGGCGCGAACTGGCGCTGGGCCGACGGCACCACGTTGAAAGGCACCATTGAGGTGGATGGCGGCAAGCAAGTAGATGCCACCAACCCCCAAGTACCTGTTTCCGACGAATACTACTACATCGTGTCGGACAAGTGCACCGAATGCGTGGGCTTTCACGAGGAGCCCCAGTGTGCCGCGGTGTGCCCCGTCGACTGCTGCGTTGACGACCCCGACTACCGCGAAAGCCAGGAGCAGCTGCTGAAGAAAAAAGACTGGCTGCACATAGCCTAG
- a CDS encoding aldehyde dehydrogenase family protein, translating to MTQAERLAAFIRLGQRLRTLPADELAVLVRRARSHNPWFDEASVRAAVQGVAYLLEENALREWAARYPAEPLGEPRRVGVVMAGNIPMVGFHDLLCVLVSGHILLAKLSADDNILLRWVADELLQIEPRFKESLRFVEMLREADAFVATGSDNSARYFEFYFSKKPNLIRRNRSSIGVIAGFEPEEELAQFGPDIFQYYGLGCRNVSKLLVPSGYDFVPFLNAMHPWANALEHNRYHNNYDYQKSLLLVNRVPHLDSGFLMLTESMQLVSPISVVHYSYYQHEEDLRQQLAEVAAKTQIVVSVNGWYPGSVPAGQAQQPRVDDYADGIDTMAFLAALS from the coding sequence ATGACCCAAGCCGAACGTCTTGCCGCCTTTATTCGCCTAGGCCAGCGCCTGCGCACCCTTCCCGCCGACGAGCTGGCCGTGCTGGTTCGCCGCGCCCGCAGCCACAACCCGTGGTTCGACGAGGCCAGCGTGCGCGCCGCCGTGCAAGGCGTAGCGTATTTGCTCGAAGAAAACGCCCTGCGCGAGTGGGCAGCCCGCTACCCGGCCGAGCCCCTGGGCGAGCCGCGCCGGGTGGGCGTGGTGATGGCCGGCAACATTCCGATGGTGGGCTTCCACGATTTGCTGTGCGTGCTGGTAAGCGGCCATATTCTGCTCGCCAAACTCTCGGCCGACGACAACATCCTGCTGCGCTGGGTGGCCGACGAGCTGTTGCAAATCGAGCCGCGGTTTAAGGAGAGCCTGCGCTTTGTGGAAATGCTGCGCGAAGCCGACGCGTTTGTTGCCACCGGCTCCGACAACAGCGCGCGTTACTTTGAGTTTTACTTCAGCAAAAAGCCCAACCTCATTCGGCGCAACCGCTCGAGCATTGGGGTAATTGCCGGTTTCGAGCCGGAAGAAGAATTGGCGCAATTCGGGCCCGATATTTTTCAGTACTACGGCCTGGGCTGCCGCAACGTATCCAAGCTGCTGGTGCCATCTGGCTACGATTTTGTGCCGTTTCTGAACGCCATGCACCCCTGGGCCAACGCCCTGGAGCACAACCGCTACCACAACAACTACGATTACCAAAAAAGCTTGCTGCTCGTGAACCGGGTGCCCCACCTCGATTCGGGCTTCCTGATGCTGACCGAAAGCATGCAGCTGGTTTCGCCCATTTCGGTGGTGCACTACAGCTACTACCAGCACGAAGAGGACCTGCGCCAGCAGCTGGCCGAGGTAGCTGCCAAAACCCAAATTGTGGTGTCCGTCAACGGCTGGTACCCGGGCAGCGTGCCGGCCGGCCAGGCCCAGCAGCCGCGCGTGGACGACTACGCCGACGGCATCGACACGATGGCATTTCTGGCGGCGTTGTCGTAA